A single Cyclopterus lumpus isolate fCycLum1 chromosome 3, fCycLum1.pri, whole genome shotgun sequence DNA region contains:
- the cenpf gene encoding centromere protein F isoform X6 — protein MSWAVEEWKDGLPGKALLKIQEMEGQLDKVKKDRNQKQFQLDSLEAALQKQKQKADSERSETSALKRENQSLLESCDSLEKARQRVVHDLGVKEQQVSYLDGQLNSCRKTIERLEQELKKYKTELDRSQSAGSSSLSSSSSELQPYTTPQKSFPTTAPIAAYRQQDNRVDELQEKYSQEVEERKRLETELKVMQVKLLNQSSVTVSHKDIAARQAGSSIFPWQPQDQAHSRQSQDAMETPLKRRGTSLWEAHEETPIKTSQRMSSSRALQSPCGSSQQMEQLKNLNQELRGRVSELENNLSTQEKEIRNQASKLQELQTQLYQARKELTERDRDLAKTSHELSQATNGHQQVVAKCSSVEQKLKQVSEEMSCQRHNAESCKRALEQKLKEQERDSQKELAQLQTAHQALEQQLNQSRIKLTQEIQQSKNDYNVLQADMEKMGFQKSQMEKEVEERKQKLLRSEQSLQASQTKEQDLRKKMEELQKEKNSASVQLDQSSRLLSQLEEEKKSADQSFKRTQGLLDDLKAKSEGQADELKRLKTKLEQQAQASSRELEHLKKTFSDAEAKNDRNQSELQKQKQETENLTNKLTVKENELKELKSNLTASQNESKELKQEHQALLEWKKEKETLINETEAVQKDLTDKIGNLENSLISLNDANDNVTKQLLSVEGDKAGMSTHIDSLKGELLNKCTEFEERELQYKELQSTFSEVRQKHTKDLENVAVQVAQLGAQVKGLEFQLQKEIIRAEQAEKTNTELQDEHQAACDLARSKDQLIELGQAETRQLRESLAQATAQQEEQTTRLAEEKATLLKQCEESVSAKVDEKEQLTLQLEETKQELLLTKNQLSSADQFLKVQEQLRAELQKQIKTMSDNDEEHKKLHDKKSEELKQLEDELKDLQSHTQEQEKQFREAEAQILSLVKQKAELENAVQETKKEAENLQQAHTEKINNLLEQIASLEEELTASKDAAEKLPVLKNELAVVIQSHADLKKHLETLEASHFSMIEIKCTLENTLAEKINLIFTLEKEIKELTEKTMLDVENFLNKEKILKEKLEAAKKSVTAAKTESSSRREQIKTMKTTLSAASRGLEERDGSIKSLKEKLNKAEAEQVKTSDLLKEKMVAMNKIKVQLEMLQMDLEDNETVMNSFESKVEELKEALESLEAQLAHNQTQMFAMEARLEDSKAQVSVLETRLEEVQSQNSVLETQYVTAKEELMERSWEITRLEEDAVEQKQLEENVATLESKLGQTTEENIKIQQFEAEQAELHQKLSGLQEELTVFKQQYDSLLEQVGQQHRLIQQLSESQGTHKVPADKISHMETQETDIGAEAAGHSDLEPALDTSINAECLPVKGQLSPTVAELGAPSHQSDEAFGETELVFKEDVVEQETVQQLDVERKERAAATMGGEEQHQQQPFDQFSENSSSPKDVLGSNPEIFNISLPSSSVGETRQLESSAAESFQEQDDLNHFTEIISKQELQTLRSEFELLSSDLTLRMELTSELEVQVQNLETKVHAAEEEAQGSANKLKIALEENKVVADQMAQQSEERETLSLQLQTAKFQLDDLMEMLGGLEMANGGWDEKFLQQESELRRVRSEKANLEQHILGMESELETLQGEKNKLGDEMEIRRKTCSSMEQQIQTITKETTQLRSELVSCTEERDDLNQSLGQWREKVHSLEKTNCDTRNLISILEDDIRAGRKEYEALQSRMEKLKTERQQLLEQMKSLEQAISQQSEERQELISQLDKLTTDHTSANHDSESMVGKIQALEGEVCRLSQSLESSLLEKAEIASRLNSTQDEVRQMRTGIEKLQVRIESDERKKKKMGELLKAAQRKSDSLQDRIDALEREKEDEEQSLEEAVLQAETAKDELEEERRKVAEEKRELREKLLELSAKLENLRSEKEHMERELETKNREIEELKAVKEELERGLERAEVDRREEDERQKCRVEELKKGMKEEAERLTSQMDDLQAQLLASRQREISLEQKSAETEGEKGQMQSVLVKMEKEKITLQSSLEECETVLRSQGEEWKKERNTLRTSIVALEEEMKKLETLIKAKEEAREMLEREANQRDATVQSILSVMVEKEQIKEENGRLAEEKEKLQSTLFSVEQDRDNLHCTLASVEEENERLKQERGMLADEKETLQSSLSLLEKEKYNMQQTLSSLKEEKKRIEEQKWMLDAEKQDLQSSLSLIEVEKNNLSSALSSLEQEKQQAEEEKKKVTEARETLQSTVASTEKELEASKVSAAQLSEQVSKLTSQVARQSKERDSALSKMGLWMKTCKQLEQEKQEMLNRSGDGKSSEAVQTEGNQLKMEAEKRTKEMEELNTALQQKSVEAEEKTMEVEELEAALDGRKKELEERNSELGMMKSELDELNKLLEEKSREADESVDKYCGLMVKVHKLEETNDALTTRLEQLTASHRVNEAKVPTSSTGDTRRRRSGRKSSSNHQEELDNNTENISPSTPQRSPQGSSSVKRGHRDISNKDSAQEALHNLTKKIKANAVTTPKPRTGQEDEFKPEGLPERVQRGFADIPLGEASPFIMRRTTVKRCSPRLAAKQTAHTPASDGTTLGSTSLRSPSNRKCVSPSDEDEPKTPEQKERQEDNCHVQ, from the exons ATGAGCTGGGCggtggaggagtggaaggaTGGACTTCCAGGGAAAGCCCTGCTGAAGATCCAGGAGATGGAAGGCCAGCTGGACAAAGTGAAGAAGGACCGGAACCAGAAGCAGTTTCAGCTGGACTCCTTAGAGGCCGCCctgcaaaaacagaaacaaaag gCGGACAGTGAACGTTCTGAGACCTCTGCTTTGAAAAGGGAGAACCAGTCTTTACTAGAGTCCTGTGACTCTCTGGAGAAAGCCCGTCAAAGGGTTGTCCATGATCTCGGAGTCAAAGAGCAGCAG GTAAGCTATCTGGATGGCCAGCTTAACTCCTGTAGGAAGACCATAGAGCGACTGGAGCAGGAGCTGAAAAA GTACAAAACTGAACTGGATCGTTCGCAGTCTGCGGGCTCTTCCTCcttgtcgtcctcctcctctgagctTCAGCCCTACACTACCCCACAGAAAAGTTTCCCTACCACAGCTCCCATTGCAGCCTACAGACAGCAGg ATAACAGAGTAGATGAGCTTCAGGAGAAATACAGCCAGGAggtagaagaaagaaaaaggctgGAGACTGAACTCAAAGTCATGCAGGTCAAG CTGTTGAATCAGTCCTCGGTCACTGTAAGCCACAAGGACATTGCTGCCCGCCAAGCTGGATCTTCCATATTCCCATGGCAACCCCAGGATCAGGCCCACAGTCGCCAGTCTCAGGATGCAATGGAAACGCCTCTGAAGAGGCGGGGCACATCCCTATGGGAAGCCCATGAGGAGACACCCATTAAAACCAGCCAGCGGATGAGCTCTTCCAGAGCACTGCAGAGTCCCTGTGGGTCCTCTCAACAgatggagcagctgaagaaccTCAACCAAG AGCTGCGTGGCCGTGTGTCAGAACTGGAAAATAATCTTTCCACTCAGGAGAAGGAAATTCGTAACCAAGCCTCCAAGCTGCAGGAACTACAAACTCAACTGTACCAGGCCCGCAAAGAGCTGACTGAACGGGACAGAGACCTGGCCAAGACCAGCCACGAGCTGAGTCAGGCCACAAATGGACATCAGCAGGTTGTGGCCAAG TGTTCCTCAGTTGAGCAGAAGCTGAAACAAGTCTCGGAGGAGATGAGCTGTCAGAGGCACAATGCTGAGAGCTGCAAACGAGCCCTTGAGCAGAAACTCaaggagcaagagagagatAGTCAAAAG GAACTAGCCCAGCTGCAGACTGCTCACCAGGCTTTGGAACAGCAGCTGAACCAGAGCAGAATCAAGCTGACACAAGAGATTCAACAGTCCAAAAACGACTACAATGTACTGCAGGCTGACATGGAGAAG ATGGGCTTCCAGAAGAGTCAGATGgagaaggaggtagaggagcGGAAACAGAAATTGCTGAGGTCAGAGCAGAGCCTCCAGGCGAGCCAGACCAAAGAGCAGGACCTCCGCAAAAAAATGGAG GAGCTGCAGAAAGAGAAGAACAGTGCGTCTGTCCAGCTGGACCAGAGTAGCCGGCTTCTGAGTcagctggaggaagagaagaagagtgcAGACCAGAGTTTCAAACGCACCCAGGGATTACTAGATGACCTTAAAG CCAAATCAGAAGGACAGGCGGATGAGCTGAAGAGACTTAAGACTAAACTGGAGCAGCAGGCTCAGGCTTCGTCCCGGGAGCTGGAACACTTGAAGAAGACATTTTCTGATGCAGAGGCCAAAAATGACAG AAATCAGAGTGAActgcagaaacagaaacaagagaCAGAAAATCTGACCAACAAGTTGACGGTGAAAGAGAATGAGCTGAAAGAGCTGAAATCCAATCTCACAGCGAGTCAGAATGAGAGTAAGGAACTGAAACAAGAACATCAAGCTCTGCTGgagtggaagaaagaaaaggaaacctTGATTAATGAAACTGAGGCTGTGCAAAAAGACCTCACTGACAAAATTGGCAACTTGGAGAACAGCCTCATCTCGCTGAATGATGCTAATGATAATGTTACG AAGCAGCTCCTGAGTGTAGAGGGAGACAAGGCCGGCATGTCTACTCACATTGATTCCTTGAAGGGAGAACTCCTCAACAAGTGCACAGAGTTTGAAGAGAGGGAGCTTCAGTACAAGGAGCTCCAGTCTACATTCTCCGAGGTCAGACAGAAGCACACCAAAGACCTGGAGAATGTTGCGGTGCAAGTGGCTCAGCTTGGGGCAcag GTCAAAGGTCTGGAGTTCCAGTTGCAAAAGGAAATTATTCGAGCAGAGCAGGCCGAGAAGACCAACACCGAGCTGCAGGACGAGCACCAGGCAGCCTGCGACCTGGCTCGCTCCAAAGACCAGCTCATCGAGTTGGGCCAAGCGGAGACCAGGCAGCTAAGGGAGAGCCTCGCTCAAGCTACTGCACAGCAAGAAGAGCAAACTACCAG GTTGGCAGAGGAGAAGGCCACCCTGTTGAAGCAGTGTGAGGAGAGTGTTTCAGCAAAGGTTGATGAGAAGGAGCAGCTTACGCTTCAGTTGGAGGAGACGAAGCAAGAGCTGCTGCTCACCAAAAACCAG CTCAGTTCAGCGGATCAGTTCCTGAAGGTCCAGGAGCAACTGAGAGCTGAGCTgcagaaacaaataaagacGATGTCAGACAATGATGAGGAACACAAAAAGTTGCATGATAAGAAATCCGAAGAGCTTAAACAGTTGGAGGATGAACTAAAGGATCTGCAGAGCCACACACAAGAGCAGGAGAAGCAGTTCAGAGAGGCTGAAGCTCAGATTTTGTCTCTGGTAAAACAAAAGGCTGAGCTGGAAAATGCAGTtcaagagacaaagaaagaggcTGAG AACCTCCAGCAAGCTCACACTGAGAAGATCAACAACCTTCTGGAGCAGATAGCTTCGTTGGAAGAGGAGTTAACGGCTAGCAAAGATGCAGCAGAGAAGCTTCCAGTCTTGAAGAATGAACTGGCAGTGGTCATCCAGTCCCATGCTGACCTTAAGAAGCATCTAGAAACTCTTGAGGCGAGTCACTTCTCCATGATTGAAATCAAGTGCACTTTGGAGAACACCCTTGCTGAGAAAATCAATCTGATCTTTACATTGGAGAAAGAAATCAAAGAGCTCACAGAGAAGACGATGTTGGATGTTGAAAACTTCCTCAACAAAGAGAAGATCCTCAAAGAGAAGCTTGAAGCCGCAAAAAAATCGGTGACTGCTGCTAAAACAGAATCGAGTTCTCGACGGGAGCAGATCAAGACCATGAAGACGACTCTGTCGGCTGCGTCACGAGGCTTAGAAGAGAGAGACGGCTCGATAAAGAGTCTGAAGGAGAAGCTGAATAAAGCAGAGGCAGAGCAGGTCAAAACATCAGATCTCCTGAAGGAGAAGATGGTTGCCATGAACAAAATAAAG GTTCAGCTGGAGATGCTGCAAATGGACCTGGAGGACAACGAGACAGTCATGAACTCTTTTGAAAGTAAGGTAGAGGAGCTAAAGGAAGCCTTGGAGTCATTGGAGGCTCAGCTAGCTCACAACCAAACTCAGATGTTTGCCATGGAGGCCAGGCTGGAGGACAGCAAAGCCCAG GTCTCTGTCTTGGAAACCCGGTTAGAGGAGGTCCAGTCGCAGAACTCCGTGCTGGAGACACAGTATGTCACAGCTAAGgaggagctgatggagaggaGCTGGGAAATAACTCGTCTGGAAGAGGACGCTGTTGAACAaaaacagctggaggagaaTGTTGCTACTTTAGAGTCTAAACTCGGCCAGACCACAGAGGAAAATATCAA GATCCAACAGTTTGAGGCAGAGCAGGCAGAACTGCATCAGAAGTTGTCGGGCTTACAGGAGGAGCTAACTGTGTTCAAGCAGCAGTACGACTCGCTGCTGGAGCAGGTGGGCCAACAGCACCGCCTCATACAGCAGCTCTCAGAATCACAGGGAACCCACAAGGTCCCTGCAGACAAAATCAGCCACATGGAGACTCAGGAGACAGATATTGGTG cagaagcagcaggacACTCTGACTTAGAGCCAGCACTTGATACAAGCATCAATGCTGAATGCCTTCCAGTAAAGGGACAGCTGTCCCCAACAGTAGCTGAACTGGGTGCACCTTCCCACCAGTCTGACGAGGCATTCGG TGAGACAGAGCTGGTGTTCAAGGAGGACGTCGTTGAACAAGAGACGGTCCAACAACTGGACGTGGAAAGGAAGGAACGTGCGGCCGCTACGATGGGTGGCGAGGAGCAGCATCAACAACAACCCTTCGATCAG TTTTCTGAAAACAGCAGTAGTCCTAAAGATGTTCTTGGAAGTAATCctgaaatattcaatatttctcTACCATCTTCCTCTGTTGGGGAGACCAGACAGTTAGAATCCTCTG CAGCAGAGTCATTCCAGGAACAAGATGACCTCAACCACTTCACGGAAATTATCTCAAAGCAAGAACTCCAGACCTTACGCTCTGAGTTTGAGCTGCTTAGTTCTGACCTCACACTGAGAATGGAGTTGACTTCTGAACTGGAAGTCCAAGTTCAAAACTTAGAAACTAAAGTTCatgcagcagaggaagaggcacaGGGTTCAGCAAATAAGCTGAAGATTGCTTTGGAGGAGAATAAAGTTGTTGCTGACCAG ATGGCTCAACAGTCAGAAGAAAGGGAGACATTAAGTCTGCAGCTCCAAACGGCTAAATTCCAGTTGGATGATCTTATGGAGATGCTGGGAGGATTGGAAATGGCCAACG GTGGCTGGGACGAGAAATTCCTTCAGCAGGAGAGTGAGCTGAGGAGAGTTCGCTCTGAGAAAGCCAACCTGGAGCAGCACATCCTGGGCATGGAGTCTGAGCTGGAGACCTTACAGGGCGAGAAGAACAAACTGGGGGATGAGATGGAGATCCGGAGGAAGACTTGTTccagcatggagcagcagatACAAACAATTacgaaggag ACAACCCAACTAAGGTCTGAACTTGTGTCCTGCACTGAGGAGCGAGATGACCTGAACCAGTCTTTGGGCCAGTGGAGAGAGAAAGTTCACAGTCTGGAGAAGACTAACTGTGACACCAGAAACCTGATTTCCATCCTGGAAGATGACATCagagcagggaggaaggagtATGAAGCCCTGCAAAGCCGCATGGAGAAACTGAAGACCGAGAGGCAACAG CTTCTGGAACAGATGAAATCACTGGAACAGGCAATATCCCAACAGAGTGAAGAAAGACAAGAGCTTATCAGCCAGCTGGACAAGCTCACAACAGACCACACCTCGGCCAATCATGACTCTGAGTCCATGGTCGGCAAGATCCAG GCTTTAGAGGGAGAAGTTTGCCGTCTCTCACAGTCTCTGGAGTCTTCTCTACTTGAAAAGGCAGAGATCGCCTCTCGTCTGAACTCGACACAAGACGAGGTCCGGCAGATGAGGACGGGTATTGAAAAGCTCCAAGTCCGCATAGAGTCGgacgagaggaagaaaaagaagatgggAGAGCTTCTCAAAG ctgccCAGAGGAAGTCCGACTCACTGCAAGATCGCATTGATGCTCTGGAGCGAGAGAAGGAAGACGAAGAGCAAAGTCTAGAAGAAGCTGTGTTACAG GCCGAAACAGCCAAAGATGAGctagaggaggaaaggagaaag GTggcggaggagaagagagagctCAGAGAGAAACTATTGGAGCTCTCTGCCAAGCTGGAAAACCTTAGATCTGAAAAAGAACATATGGAGAGGGagctggaaacaaaaaacagagagaTAGAAGAACTGAAGGCCGTtaaggaggagctggagagggggTTGGAGAGGGCTGAGGTGGatagaagagaggaagacgaaAGACAGAAATGCAGGGTAGAAGAGCTGAAGAAAGGAATGAAGGAGGAAGCAGAAAGGCTCACGAGTCAAATGGATGACCTCCAGGCACAGTTATTGGCCTCTCGGCAGAGAGAGATCTCCCTTGAACAAAAGAGTGCAGAAACGGAAGGGGAGAAAGGGCAAATGCAGTCTGTTCTGGTcaagatggagaaagaaaaaataactcTGCAATCTTCTCTGGAGGAGTGCGAGACAGTGCTCCGCTCTCAGGGAGAggagtggaagaaagagagaaataccCTGAGGACCAGTATTGTGGCTTtggaagaagaaatgaagaagCTTGAAACGCTCATAAAAGCTAAAGAGGAAGCGAGAGAAATGTTGGAGAGGGAGGCAAATCAGAGAGACGCCACAGTACAATCCATCTTGTCTGTCATGGTGGAAAAAGAAcagataaaagaagaaaatggaagactggcggaggagaaagagaaactgCAGTCAACCCTGTTTTCAGTAGAACAGGATCGAGATAATCTGCATTGCACTCTTGCATCTGTTGAGGAAGAGAACGAGAGACTGAAGCAAGAGAGGGGGATGCTAGCTGATGAGAAGGAGACGCTCCAGTCTAGTCTCTCCTTGCTAGAAAAGGAGAAATATAACATGCAACAAACTCTTTCTTCattaaaggaagaaaagaaaagaatagagGAGCAGAAATGGATGTTAGATGCTGAAAAGCAAGACTTGCAGTCTTCCCTTTCTTTGATTGAAGTGGAGAAAAATAACCTATCTTCAGCTCTTTCTTCACTGGAACAAGAGAAGCAACaagcagaagaggagaaaaagaaagttacAGAAGCACGAGAGACTCTTCAGTCTACAGTGGCCTCTACAGAGAAGGAGCTGGAAGCATCTAAAGTGTCTGCTGCACAGCTCAGTGAGCAG GTGTCAAAGCTAACATCTCAGGTCGCTCGTCAGTCTAAGGAGAGGGACTCTGCCCTGAGCAAGATGGGTCTTTGGATGAAGACCTGCAAACAACTGGAGCAGGAGAAGCAAGAGATGTTAAACCGCTCAG GTGATGGAAAGAGCAGTGAAGCGGTGCAGACTGAGGGAAACCAGCTGAAGATGGAGGCAGAGAAGAGAACGAAGGAAATGGAAGAGCTGAACACTGCCCTGCAGCAGAAGAGTGTGGAGGCAGAAGAAAAAACTATGGAGGTGGAAGAACTTGAGGCTGCCCTCGATGGAAGGAAGAAGGAGTTGGAAGAGAGAAACTCAGAGCTGGGGATGATGAAGAGTGAGTTGGATGAATTGAATAAACTCCTGGAGGAGAAAAGCAGGGAGGCAGATGAGAGCGTCGATAAATACTGCGGTCTGATGGTTAAAGTCCACAAACTGGAAGAGACTAATGATGCACTGACAACCCGGCTGGAGCAGCTCACCGCTAGCCACCGCGTTAACGAAGCTAAAGTCCCCACGAGCAGCACTGGCGATACTCGCCGTCGGCGGTCAGGAAGGAAGTCTTCCTCCAACCACCAGGAAGAACTGGATAACAACACTGAAAACATTTCTCCTTCAACACCTCAGAGGTCTCCTCAGGGTTCCTCTTCAGTGAAAAGGGGACACCGTGACATCAGTAATAAAGACAGTGCGCAGGAGGCCCTGCACAACCTGACAAAGAAGATCAAAGCCAACGCCGTGACGACACCCAAACCAAGAACTGGACAGGAAGATGAGTTCAAACCAGAGGGACTTCCTGAGCGGGTGCAGAGAG GTTTTGCTGACATTCCTCTGGGGGAAGCCAGTCCATTCATCATGAGGAGAACCACAGTGAAGCGCTGCAGTCCTCGACTGGCTGCCAAGCAGACTGCTCACACACCTGCATCTGACGGCAcg ACTTTGGGGTCCACATCCCTCCGGAGCCCTtccaacaggaagtgtgtcTCCCCAAGTGACGAGGATGAACCTAAGACACcggagcagaaagagagacaagaagACAACTGTCATGTCCAGTAG